One stretch of Muribaculum intestinale DNA includes these proteins:
- a CDS encoding PTS galactitol transporter subunit IIC, producing the protein MEEVFKYIIGLGAAVMMPIIFTILGLCIGIRLGDALKSGLKVGVGFVGLSIVTALLTTTLGPALDGVVEIYDLQLHVFDMGWPAAAAVAYNTAVGAFIIPVCLGVNLLMLVTRTTRTVNIDLWNYWHFAFIGAVVYFASGSLATGFFGAIVCYIITLVIADMTASKFQQFYKGMDGISIPQPFCAGFAPFAWIINKALDRIPGMNRLEIDAEGLKKKFGLLGEPLFLGVVVGIGIGCLTCRSFGEIADRIPYILGLGIKMGAVMELIPRITVLFIEGLKPISDATRSLIARKFKGAEGLSIGMSPALVIGHPTTLVVSLLLIPVTLLLAVVLPGNQFLPLASLAGMFYVFPLVLPFTKGNVVKTFIVGLVVMVIALYSVTALASWFSLAARDVYAATGDSAVAIPQGFEGGSLDFAGSPMAWIVFQFTNNMGYIGVGLISLLTMGLVAWNRFRIAGLSSAREPETV; encoded by the coding sequence ATGGAAGAAGTATTTAAATATATCATCGGTCTGGGTGCGGCCGTGATGATGCCCATTATCTTTACGATACTCGGGCTATGTATCGGCATCAGACTGGGTGACGCTCTTAAGAGCGGCCTTAAAGTCGGAGTCGGTTTTGTCGGGCTGAGTATTGTGACAGCCCTTCTGACTACCACTCTCGGACCTGCGCTCGACGGAGTGGTCGAGATATACGATCTGCAGCTGCATGTGTTTGACATGGGCTGGCCCGCGGCTGCGGCTGTCGCCTACAACACTGCGGTGGGTGCGTTTATCATTCCGGTGTGTCTGGGTGTCAACCTTCTGATGCTGGTGACACGCACTACACGCACCGTCAACATCGATCTCTGGAACTATTGGCATTTCGCCTTTATCGGAGCTGTGGTATACTTTGCCAGCGGCTCGCTTGCAACGGGATTCTTCGGAGCTATCGTATGCTATATAATCACACTGGTGATTGCCGATATGACTGCCTCAAAATTCCAGCAGTTCTACAAAGGCATGGATGGCATTTCTATCCCGCAGCCATTCTGTGCCGGTTTTGCTCCATTCGCGTGGATTATCAACAAGGCTCTTGACCGGATTCCCGGTATGAATCGTCTGGAGATTGACGCCGAGGGACTTAAAAAGAAATTCGGACTTCTCGGCGAACCGCTTTTCCTGGGAGTGGTGGTCGGCATAGGTATAGGTTGCCTTACATGTCGCTCATTTGGCGAGATTGCCGACAGGATTCCTTACATCCTCGGCCTCGGCATAAAGATGGGTGCCGTGATGGAGCTTATACCGCGCATAACGGTGCTCTTTATCGAAGGGCTTAAGCCGATATCCGACGCTACGCGTTCGCTGATAGCGCGTAAGTTCAAGGGCGCCGAGGGACTCTCCATCGGTATGAGTCCGGCTCTTGTCATCGGACACCCCACCACGCTTGTCGTGTCGTTGCTCCTTATACCTGTGACATTGCTCCTCGCCGTGGTTCTGCCGGGTAACCAGTTTCTTCCTCTGGCCTCGCTTGCCGGCATGTTCTATGTGTTTCCACTCGTACTCCCGTTTACCAAGGGCAATGTAGTGAAGACTTTCATCGTAGGCCTGGTGGTGATGGTGATAGCGCTTTATTCGGTTACAGCACTCGCATCGTGGTTCTCGCTTGCGGCCCGCGACGTATATGCCGCTACCGGCGACAGTGCCGTGGCCATACCTCAGGGCTTCGAGGGTGGAAGCCTTGATTTTGCCGGCAGCCCGATGGCATGGATTGTATTTCAGTTCACTAATAATATGGGTTATATAGGTGTCGGACTGATATCACTTCTGACCATGGGTCTGGTGGCATGGAACCGATTCAGAATAGCCGGTTTATCTTCAGCCCGTGAGCCCGAAACAGTATAA
- the kduI gene encoding 5-dehydro-4-deoxy-D-glucuronate isomerase — MKKNLTLALAMTAIAASAQTSYSILRACHPDDVKHYDTDQLRSHFMMPKVMEQDKVNLTYSLYDRIVYGGVVPVEKAVELESIEPLKSQYFLERRELGVINVGGDGIVSVDGKEYELHFKDALYVGRGNKNVTFRSKDAANPARFYLNSTPAHKAYKTQLVTIDGRKGSIKANSFAAGKMEESNDRVINQLIVSNVLEEGPCQLQMGLTELKPGSVWNTMPAHTHDRRVEVYFYFNVPEGNAICHLMGEPQENRLIWLHNEQAVMAPEWSIHAAAGTSNYMFIWGMGGENLDYGDMDKVTYLEMR; from the coding sequence ATGAAAAAAAATTTAACATTGGCCCTCGCTATGACAGCAATTGCAGCCTCCGCACAGACCAGTTATAGTATACTCCGCGCATGCCATCCCGATGATGTGAAGCATTATGATACAGACCAGTTGCGTTCGCACTTCATGATGCCCAAGGTAATGGAGCAGGACAAAGTCAATCTTACCTATTCGCTCTACGACCGTATTGTGTACGGCGGAGTTGTTCCGGTGGAAAAGGCTGTTGAACTCGAGTCAATCGAGCCTCTGAAATCGCAGTACTTTCTTGAACGTCGCGAACTGGGTGTGATAAATGTCGGCGGCGACGGTATCGTAAGTGTCGACGGCAAGGAGTATGAATTGCACTTCAAGGACGCGCTCTATGTGGGGCGCGGCAACAAGAATGTTACATTTCGCTCGAAAGATGCCGCCAATCCCGCACGTTTCTATCTCAATTCCACTCCTGCCCACAAAGCCTACAAGACCCAGCTCGTGACTATCGACGGACGCAAGGGCTCAATCAAGGCCAACTCTTTTGCCGCCGGAAAGATGGAGGAGAGCAACGACAGAGTAATCAATCAGCTCATCGTGTCGAATGTGCTTGAAGAGGGTCCATGCCAGCTGCAGATGGGACTGACCGAACTGAAGCCAGGCAGCGTGTGGAACACTATGCCGGCACATACCCACGACCGCCGTGTCGAGGTGTATTTTTACTTCAATGTGCCTGAAGGTAATGCCATATGCCATCTTATGGGCGAGCCTCAGGAGAACCGTCTTATCTGGCTCCACAACGAGCAGGCTGTTATGGCTCCCGAATGGAGCATTCATGCTGCGGCCGGCACAAGCAACTATATGTTCATCTGGGGCATGGGTGGAGAAAATCTTGACTACGGTGACATGGACAAGGTGACTTATCTTGAAATGCGCTGA
- the ileS gene encoding isoleucine--tRNA ligase codes for MSKKFNEYDKLNLSEVNRQVLQGWNDEHLFEQSMKVREGAPSFVFYEGPPSANGMPGIHHVIARTIKDTFCRYKTMKGFQVKRKAGWDTHGLPVELGVEKSLGIKKTDIGTKISVDEYNAACRREVMKYTREWENLTNSMGYWVDMNDPYITYDNRFIESVWWLLSQLHKKGYLYKGYTIQPYSPAAGTGLSSHELNQPGCYRDVKDTTVTAQFVIEEPKPEMAEWGTPVFLAWTTTPWTLPSNTALCVGPKIEYALVRTFNPYTGDKISAIMAKDRVAAYFKPEGAEAEMVYTPGDKVVPYRVAAVYAASDLIGMRYRQLMPWVKPCEKVNHLAPEFVRGYASAHPDKTFTAGRDTFVELADEAFRVIPGDYVTTEDGTGIVHIAPTFGADDAKVAKAAGVPGLYMVTPKGETRPMVDLTGKYYTVDELAPSFVEACVDTSAYTRHAGEYVKNAYDPRFNPDGKYDEAVAAKAEDLNIVIAMEMKKAGEAFRIEKHVHNYPHCWRTDKPVLYYPLDSWFIRTTAAREALMANNKTIKWKPEATGTGRFGKWLENLQDWNLSRSRYWGTPLPIWRNADGTEEICIDSVATLYSEIDKAVEAGVMKSNPYRDRGFVPGDYSKDNYEKIDLHRPYVDDIVLVSPTGQPMHRELDLIDVWFDSGSMPYAQIHYPFENKDAFDRGDLFPADFIAEGVDQTRGWFFTLHAIAGMVFDSVAYKAVVSNGLVLDKNGNKMSKRLGNAVDPFKAIETYGSDPLRWYMISNSSPWDNLKYDPAGVEETVRKFFGTLFNTYSFFALYANVDGFDNSQPQIPVEERPEIDRWILSVLNTLIREVDADLDDYEPTKAARAISEFVQDNLSNWYVRLNRKRFWGKEMDADKLSAYQTLYTCLETVALLMAPVAPFFADRLYKDLTAVTRGTTESVHLALFPQAGASDTDLEERMRLAQQITSMVLALRRKVNIKVRQPLATLMVPVADERQAAMLRTMADLILSEVNVKEMRIVTDEDGVMVKRVKPDFKKLGKKLGKQMKAAAAALAALSQADIARLTREGSITLDLDGGEATIEVADVDIVSEDIPGWEVATDGTVTVALDVTVTDELRREGIARDVVNRIQNLRKERGFNITDKIRLQFAPNPATDEALDTFADYISRQVLATELSVAPVDESDSDAAVLDIDGITLVARISIV; via the coding sequence ATGAGCAAGAAATTTAACGAGTACGACAAGCTCAACCTCTCTGAGGTAAACCGTCAGGTGCTTCAGGGCTGGAACGACGAGCACTTGTTTGAGCAGAGCATGAAGGTGCGCGAGGGCGCTCCGTCGTTTGTGTTCTATGAGGGTCCCCCTTCAGCCAACGGAATGCCTGGCATTCATCATGTTATCGCTCGTACTATCAAGGATACTTTCTGCCGCTACAAGACCATGAAGGGCTTCCAGGTGAAGCGTAAGGCCGGCTGGGATACCCACGGTCTGCCTGTTGAGCTCGGCGTGGAGAAAAGCCTCGGCATAAAGAAGACTGATATCGGTACAAAAATTTCGGTCGACGAATACAATGCAGCCTGCCGCCGCGAGGTCATGAAATATACCCGCGAGTGGGAGAATCTTACCAATTCGATGGGATACTGGGTCGATATGAACGATCCGTATATCACCTACGACAACCGCTTTATCGAGTCGGTGTGGTGGCTTCTCAGCCAACTACATAAGAAAGGCTATCTTTACAAGGGCTATACAATCCAGCCCTATTCGCCTGCGGCCGGAACCGGTCTCAGCAGCCATGAACTGAACCAGCCGGGCTGCTACCGTGATGTGAAGGATACTACAGTAACCGCACAGTTCGTAATCGAAGAGCCGAAGCCCGAGATGGCGGAATGGGGCACACCGGTGTTCCTCGCCTGGACAACTACTCCCTGGACTCTACCCTCGAACACCGCTCTGTGTGTGGGTCCCAAGATTGAGTATGCCCTTGTGCGCACTTTCAACCCCTATACAGGCGACAAGATTTCGGCCATCATGGCAAAAGACCGTGTGGCCGCATACTTCAAGCCCGAAGGTGCCGAGGCCGAGATGGTATACACGCCCGGCGACAAGGTGGTTCCTTACCGAGTGGCAGCCGTATATGCCGCCTCCGACCTTATCGGCATGCGTTACCGTCAGTTGATGCCTTGGGTGAAGCCTTGCGAGAAGGTGAACCATCTGGCGCCGGAGTTTGTGCGCGGGTATGCCTCCGCACATCCCGACAAGACATTTACCGCCGGCCGCGATACTTTCGTGGAACTTGCCGATGAGGCTTTCCGTGTAATTCCGGGCGACTATGTTACGACCGAGGACGGCACGGGTATCGTGCATATCGCTCCGACATTCGGTGCCGACGACGCCAAGGTGGCCAAGGCAGCCGGAGTGCCGGGCCTTTATATGGTGACTCCCAAGGGTGAGACTCGCCCGATGGTTGACCTTACCGGAAAATATTATACGGTCGACGAGCTTGCGCCCTCTTTCGTAGAGGCTTGTGTCGATACATCCGCATATACCCGCCATGCCGGAGAGTATGTGAAGAATGCCTACGACCCGCGCTTTAATCCCGACGGAAAATACGATGAGGCTGTCGCAGCCAAGGCCGAGGACCTCAATATTGTGATAGCGATGGAGATGAAGAAGGCCGGCGAGGCTTTCCGCATCGAAAAGCATGTGCACAACTATCCACATTGCTGGCGCACCGACAAGCCGGTGTTGTATTATCCGCTCGACAGTTGGTTTATACGTACTACCGCGGCCCGCGAGGCACTTATGGCCAACAACAAGACAATAAAATGGAAGCCCGAGGCTACCGGGACAGGCCGATTCGGCAAGTGGCTTGAAAATCTCCAGGACTGGAATCTGAGCCGCAGCCGCTATTGGGGCACTCCGCTCCCGATATGGCGCAATGCCGACGGTACCGAGGAGATATGTATTGACTCGGTGGCCACTCTCTATAGCGAAATTGACAAGGCTGTAGAGGCCGGGGTGATGAAGAGCAATCCTTACCGCGACCGTGGATTCGTGCCGGGCGATTATTCTAAGGATAACTATGAGAAAATAGACCTCCATCGTCCGTATGTCGACGATATCGTGCTGGTAAGTCCTACCGGACAGCCTATGCACCGCGAACTCGACCTTATCGACGTATGGTTTGACTCAGGCTCGATGCCTTATGCCCAGATTCACTATCCGTTTGAGAATAAGGATGCATTTGACCGCGGTGATCTTTTCCCTGCCGACTTTATCGCCGAGGGTGTCGACCAGACTCGCGGATGGTTCTTTACTCTTCATGCCATTGCCGGCATGGTGTTTGACTCCGTGGCATACAAGGCTGTGGTGTCCAACGGGCTCGTGCTTGACAAAAACGGCAACAAGATGTCGAAGCGTCTCGGCAACGCTGTCGACCCGTTCAAGGCCATAGAGACTTACGGTTCCGATCCCTTGCGTTGGTATATGATCAGCAACTCGTCGCCATGGGACAATCTCAAGTATGACCCCGCAGGCGTGGAGGAGACTGTGCGCAAGTTCTTCGGAACACTATTCAATACATATTCCTTCTTCGCTCTTTACGCCAATGTCGACGGATTTGACAATTCCCAGCCGCAGATACCTGTGGAGGAGCGTCCCGAAATCGACCGCTGGATTCTTTCGGTACTCAATACCCTTATCCGCGAGGTCGATGCTGATCTTGACGACTATGAGCCGACCAAGGCGGCCCGTGCAATCAGCGAATTTGTACAGGACAACCTGTCCAACTGGTATGTGCGCCTTAACCGCAAGCGTTTCTGGGGCAAGGAGATGGATGCTGACAAACTGTCGGCATACCAGACACTCTATACCTGTCTTGAGACTGTAGCTCTGCTGATGGCCCCTGTGGCTCCATTCTTTGCCGACCGTCTGTATAAGGACCTGACAGCCGTGACACGCGGTACTACCGAATCGGTGCATCTCGCCCTCTTCCCTCAGGCGGGCGCAAGTGACACTGACCTCGAGGAGCGTATGCGATTGGCACAGCAGATTACATCGATGGTGCTTGCACTTCGCCGCAAGGTAAACATTAAGGTGCGCCAGCCACTGGCTACACTTATGGTGCCTGTCGCCGACGAGCGTCAGGCTGCCATGCTCCGCACTATGGCCGACCTTATTCTCAGCGAGGTCAATGTGAAAGAGATGCGTATAGTGACCGATGAGGATGGCGTGATGGTAAAACGCGTTAAGCCCGACTTCAAGAAGCTCGGCAAGAAGCTCGGCAAGCAGATGAAAGCCGCCGCCGCTGCACTTGCCGCACTGTCGCAGGCCGATATCGCCCGCCTCACCCGTGAAGGCTCGATTACTCTTGACCTTGACGGAGGGGAGGCCACTATAGAGGTGGCCGACGTGGATATCGTGAGTGAGGATATCCCAGGATGGGAGGTCGCTACCGACGGCACTGTCACAGTGGCTCTGGATGTGACTGTAACTGACGAACTGCGTCGTGAGGGTATCGCCCGCGATGTGGTAAACCGCATACAGAATCTACGCAAGGAGCGCGGATTCAACATTACCGACAAAATCCGCCTTCAGTTTGCCCCAAATCCGGCTACCGACGAGGCGCTCGATACGTTTGCCGACTATATAAGCCGTCAGGTACTCGCTACCGAGCTTTCTGTCGCCCCGGTCGACGAATCGGATTCAGATGCTGCAGTTCTTGATATCGACGGTATCACTTTGGTGGCAAGAATAAGCATTGTATAA
- a CDS encoding TraR/DksA family transcriptional regulator: MSEKTRYTDEELQEFKELILKKLDKAQKDYELLKANVMNSDGNDTADTSPTFKVLEEGASTLGKEEAGQLAQRQMKFIQHLQAALIRIENKTYGICRQTGKLIPKERLMAVPHATLSVEAKESGRKR, encoded by the coding sequence ATGAGTGAAAAAACTCGCTATACCGATGAAGAGCTGCAGGAGTTCAAGGAACTCATACTGAAAAAGCTCGATAAGGCTCAGAAAGACTATGAACTGCTGAAGGCCAACGTGATGAACAGCGACGGCAATGACACAGCCGATACGTCTCCTACATTCAAGGTACTCGAAGAGGGCGCAAGCACTCTCGGTAAGGAGGAAGCCGGCCAGTTGGCTCAGCGTCAGATGAAGTTCATACAGCATCTGCAGGCAGCTCTTATACGTATTGAAAACAAAACATACGGTATCTGTCGCCAAACAGGCAAACTCATACCCAAGGAGCGCCTTATGGCAGTGCCCCATGCTACTCTCAGCGTAGAGGCCAAGGAGTCGGGCCGCAAACGCTGA
- a CDS encoding lipoprotein signal peptidase: MRLSKGWLAAIIIIAVLLVDQIVKIWIKTHMYLGESIFVTDWFQIYFIENNGMAFGMEMGSKLFLTLFRIVAVGALIYAIFRIKDKPRYSAGFMACVALITAGAAGNIIDSVFYGMIFNNPMPPAVAQMFPPDGGYAPLFHGKVVDMLYFPLFSFYWPDWVPFIGGQFFLFFQPIFNIADAAITVGILVLILFYSKALSIPEDEEPKPTVE, translated from the coding sequence ATGAGGCTTTCCAAGGGATGGCTTGCCGCCATTATTATAATTGCCGTGCTGCTTGTGGACCAGATTGTAAAAATCTGGATTAAGACCCATATGTATCTTGGCGAGAGTATTTTTGTTACTGATTGGTTTCAGATATATTTTATCGAGAACAACGGCATGGCTTTCGGTATGGAGATGGGGAGCAAGCTGTTTCTTACCCTGTTCAGAATTGTGGCGGTAGGCGCGCTTATATACGCAATATTCCGCATAAAGGATAAGCCACGGTATTCTGCGGGTTTCATGGCATGCGTGGCGCTGATTACTGCCGGTGCTGCCGGCAATATCATCGATTCGGTGTTTTATGGGATGATATTCAATAATCCTATGCCACCGGCTGTCGCCCAGATGTTTCCGCCTGACGGGGGCTATGCGCCGTTGTTTCACGGAAAGGTAGTGGATATGCTTTATTTTCCGTTATTCAGCTTTTATTGGCCCGACTGGGTGCCGTTTATCGGCGGCCAGTTCTTTCTGTTCTTTCAGCCGATATTCAATATCGCCGACGCCGCTATTACGGTGGGAATTCTCGTCTTGATATTGTTTTACTCAAAGGCCCTGTCCATTCCCGAGGATGAGGAGCCTAAACCTACTGTAGAATGA
- a CDS encoding DUF4296 domain-containing protein, which produces MMRHRSLLVPASLILLGVAGACDRTPDYVLKKKQMVDLLTDIHKAEGVVDLNRTRYGSDSMRKVMKQSVLLRHGVTQEQFDTSMVWYGHNIEKYIEVYDDVIARLESEVAEVDADQGGARVDMAVVGDSADAWPESRMHRYFYGQPDAMVRFNLRRDENWETGDIYTWRFYKSNMQSPLYYAIAAQYTDGTSDYMTGTTTGQGWSEIVMQIDTARTAQNVYGFATVSPAPGEAAYIDSIALVRTRFSPDHYDRASVRTYTPGRE; this is translated from the coding sequence ATGATGCGCCATCGCTCTCTTCTTGTTCCCGCCTCACTGATTCTGCTTGGTGTCGCAGGTGCCTGTGACCGCACTCCTGACTATGTGCTTAAAAAAAAGCAGATGGTCGATCTCCTTACCGACATACATAAGGCAGAGGGGGTGGTCGACCTCAACCGTACCCGTTATGGCTCCGACTCTATGCGTAAGGTCATGAAGCAGTCGGTGCTACTGAGGCATGGGGTCACCCAGGAGCAGTTTGATACATCTATGGTGTGGTATGGCCACAATATAGAAAAATATATTGAGGTGTACGACGATGTGATAGCTCGGCTTGAGTCGGAGGTTGCTGAAGTTGATGCTGACCAAGGTGGGGCGCGTGTCGACATGGCTGTTGTCGGTGACTCGGCCGATGCATGGCCCGAGAGCCGTATGCACCGTTATTTCTACGGACAGCCCGATGCTATGGTGCGTTTCAATCTGAGGCGCGACGAAAACTGGGAGACAGGAGATATCTACACCTGGCGTTTCTATAAAAGCAATATGCAGTCACCGCTTTACTACGCCATTGCCGCGCAGTATACCGACGGAACTTCCGATTATATGACCGGCACAACCACCGGACAAGGCTGGAGCGAGATAGTGATGCAGATTGACACAGCCCGTACGGCACAGAATGTGTATGGCTTCGCCACAGTATCGCCGGCTCCTGGAGAGGCTGCCTATATCGACAGTATCGCACTTGTACGCACGCGTTTCTCTCCCGACCATTACGACCGCGCGTCGGTGCGTACGTATACTCCCGGCCGCGAATAA
- a CDS encoding BACON domain-containing protein produces MKIQHYIMTALVLLTACLVSGCNDDDDNASKAKAVLASANSLTFDGLEATPQIITVYSDARWEAEAPEWITVSPATGEGITEVTVCVIDNLREGALDNPRKAELVFKGATLASRSAVVVSQRGDNYRDCTQYTPDKVYEVADETYMVFTDALVISKTSEGYILSDDNCSDYIYLKSKQQAQAGDKVTVKAQKMSDSQKMAYLEAEEMTVNSSNNTINRAEATDITADIDTYTSTKRDYVAVEGVLAGKTITVADAKYAITLADVPASVNLSDLEGHTIKAFGYFAGVAAPYVRIYLESVTDLGEAQVIYWSEDFEWLAPFAQASGAGRTVETDDLNATAPQIVKASANGTTALEYAESLGYEFLRVTTKTAGECIYIQENYLKFGKTSYQAGIVLPAIKTVPADASGVLLEFDWCPMRQGSGKIDPVDLIVIIKNGSDETTLTVPTHNWPNGHVLEWIKATVSLDGIKIDKDTRITIRQIDEQWPAATANRWFLDNIRIYSKL; encoded by the coding sequence ATGAAAATCCAACATTATATAATGACAGCGCTCGTGCTGCTGACCGCGTGCCTCGTATCGGGATGCAACGATGATGATGACAACGCATCAAAGGCCAAGGCAGTGCTTGCCAGCGCCAACAGCCTTACTTTCGACGGTCTGGAGGCGACTCCCCAGATTATCACAGTATATTCCGATGCCCGATGGGAAGCCGAGGCTCCGGAATGGATTACAGTGTCACCAGCCACCGGAGAAGGCATAACCGAAGTGACAGTATGCGTAATAGACAACCTCCGCGAAGGTGCGCTCGATAACCCGAGGAAAGCTGAACTGGTGTTCAAGGGCGCCACACTTGCCAGCCGTTCTGCCGTAGTTGTCTCTCAGAGAGGCGACAACTACCGCGACTGTACACAGTATACTCCCGACAAAGTTTATGAAGTAGCCGACGAGACCTATATGGTTTTCACCGATGCTCTCGTAATATCAAAGACCTCCGAAGGCTACATACTATCCGATGACAACTGCTCGGATTACATTTATCTGAAGAGCAAACAGCAGGCTCAGGCAGGCGACAAGGTGACAGTAAAAGCCCAGAAGATGTCGGATAGCCAGAAGATGGCATATCTCGAGGCAGAAGAGATGACTGTCAACTCAAGCAACAACACCATAAACCGAGCAGAGGCTACCGATATCACAGCCGATATCGACACATATACCTCGACAAAGCGCGACTATGTGGCCGTTGAGGGAGTGCTTGCTGGCAAGACAATCACAGTAGCCGATGCCAAATATGCCATAACACTTGCCGATGTGCCGGCATCAGTCAATCTGAGCGACCTCGAAGGACATACCATAAAAGCCTTTGGTTATTTCGCAGGCGTGGCTGCACCATATGTGCGCATCTACCTCGAATCCGTGACTGACCTCGGAGAAGCCCAGGTAATCTATTGGAGCGAAGATTTCGAATGGCTTGCACCGTTCGCCCAGGCAAGTGGAGCCGGCCGCACTGTCGAGACCGACGATCTCAATGCCACAGCCCCACAGATTGTCAAGGCATCCGCCAACGGTACCACAGCACTCGAATATGCCGAGAGCCTCGGATACGAGTTCCTCCGCGTCACCACAAAGACAGCTGGAGAATGTATCTACATTCAGGAGAACTACCTGAAATTCGGAAAAACATCTTACCAGGCCGGCATCGTCCTCCCCGCGATTAAAACTGTACCTGCCGACGCATCAGGTGTGCTTCTTGAATTTGACTGGTGTCCGATGCGCCAGGGTTCAGGCAAGATTGACCCCGTCGACCTTATTGTAATAATCAAGAACGGCAGCGACGAGACCACCCTCACCGTACCGACCCACAACTGGCCCAACGGTCACGTACTCGAATGGATAAAGGCGACTGTCAGCCTCGACGGCATAAAGATAGACAAGGATACCAGAATAACAATCCGTCAGATTGACGAACAGTGGCCCGCAGCCACCGCCAACCGCTGGTTCCTCGACAACATCCGCATCTACTCCAAGCTCTGA